GATGGAAATCTAGCTAGTATGGAAGAATACGAAAAAGAGATAATTAAATTAGCTTTAGATAAATATGGTAGCTTTAATGGGGCAGCAAAGGTTTTAGGATTAACCCATAAAACAGTGGCAGCAAAGGCTCGAAAATATAATTTGATAGATTAACCTGTTTTTCTGTAGAGGTGTTAATTTTTAACGCAAAATTAACACCTGTTTTTCTTATTATTCATTGACACTATAACTAAAATAAGATAGTATATGAGTAAAAGGGAATATAAGCATATAAGAAAATTGTATTGCCAGTAAGTTTAAATGGGAAATATATTAGTAAAACAAAGGTGTGGATTCTATTGAAAGAAAATAATTCAAAGGGATTAGGTTTTTTTGAAACTTATTTAACGGTTTGGGTTGCGTTGTGTATAGTGATAGGTGTATTCATAGGACAATATTTACCAATAATTCCCCAAATCTTAAGTAAGTTTGAGTATTATCAAGTTTCGATTCCAGTTGCAATACTGATTTGGTTTATGATTTATCCTATGATGTTAAAAGTTGATTTTGATAGTATAGTTAAAGCATTAAAAATGCCTAAAGGTTTAACTGTAACCTGTGTTACTAACTGGTTAATAAAACCATTTACTATGTATTTCTTTGCATATTTATTTTTGAGGATAATCTTTAGACCTTTAATACCAGAAGACTTAGCAATACAATACGTAGCAGGTGCAGTTTTACTAGGTGCGGCTCCTTGTACCGCTATGGTTTTTGTTTGGAGCCATTTAACTAAAGGGAACCCAGCATATACTTTAGTGCAAGTAGCTGTAAATGATTTAATTTTATTAGTTTTATTTGCACCAATTGTAATTTTATTATTGGGAGTAAGTAATATCGTGGTACCCTACGAAACCCTAGTACTCTCAGTGGTTTTATTTATTGTGATTCCTTTAGTTGCTGGATATCTGTCTAGGAAATATGTTATTAACAATAAGGGAGAAGAATATTTCAACAATGTGTTTTTAAGGAAATTTGATAATATAACTATTATAGGGTTACTGTTGACACTAATTTTATTGTTTTCTTTCCAAGGAGATGTAATAATTAATAACCCGCTACACATTTTGTTAATTGCAATTCCATTAATTATCCAAACATTTTTTATTTTTATAATAGCTTATGGATGGGCAAAGGCTTGGAAACTCCCCCATAATATTGCTTCACCTGCTGCCATGATTGGAGCAAGTAACTTTTTTGAATTAGCGGTAGCTGTAGCTATTTCCTTATTCGGTATTGAATCAGGAGCTGCTTTAGCTACAGTAGTAG
This DNA window, taken from Anaerobranca gottschalkii DSM 13577, encodes the following:
- the arsB gene encoding ACR3 family arsenite efflux transporter, whose product is MKENNSKGLGFFETYLTVWVALCIVIGVFIGQYLPIIPQILSKFEYYQVSIPVAILIWFMIYPMMLKVDFDSIVKALKMPKGLTVTCVTNWLIKPFTMYFFAYLFLRIIFRPLIPEDLAIQYVAGAVLLGAAPCTAMVFVWSHLTKGNPAYTLVQVAVNDLILLVLFAPIVILLLGVSNIVVPYETLVLSVVLFIVIPLVAGYLSRKYVINNKGEEYFNNVFLRKFDNITIIGLLLTLILLFSFQGDVIINNPLHILLIAIPLIIQTFFIFIIAYGWAKAWKLPHNIASPAAMIGASNFFELAVAVAISLFGIESGAALATVVGVLVEVPVMLALVRIANRTRHWFPKEVNIVE